A single genomic interval of Saccharospirillum mangrovi harbors:
- a CDS encoding Na(+)-translocating NADH-quinone reductase subunit A, translated as MIKISKGLDLPISGAPRQEISDGRPVSTVALVGYDYNGMKPTMLVREGDRVKLGQPVFTDKKSEGIVFTAPASGIVKAINRGARRVFQSLVIEVDGDDAENFGATPADQLAGLDAATLRERLVKSGFWAAFRTRPYSKVPAIDSTPVAIFVQAMDTNPLAANPEVVIAEQAEAFQQGLALLTKLTDGKVWLCQAPGAKIPTVDGVSVEEFAGVHPAGNAGTHIHFLEPVSMKKTVWTIGYQDVIALAKLVTSGRLDTQRVVALAGPRVKEPRLVRTRLGASLAELSRDELLEDDNRVISGSVFGGRGGVDEVAYLGRYHTQVSVLAEGRERPILHYLHAGRNRHSVLNIYLSKLLKGKKFDFTTTTNGSERAMLPVGQYEKVMPLDILPTQLLRALVVGDIDTAEQLGALELDEEDLALCTYVCAGKYEYGPILRDNLTRIEQEA; from the coding sequence ATGATCAAGATTAGTAAAGGGCTCGACTTGCCGATCTCTGGTGCTCCGCGCCAGGAAATTTCGGACGGTCGGCCGGTTTCGACCGTGGCATTGGTCGGCTACGACTACAACGGCATGAAACCGACGATGTTGGTGCGCGAAGGTGATCGGGTAAAACTCGGTCAACCGGTTTTCACCGACAAAAAATCAGAGGGTATCGTTTTCACTGCGCCGGCTTCGGGCATCGTCAAAGCCATCAACCGAGGCGCCCGGCGTGTTTTCCAATCATTGGTGATCGAAGTGGACGGCGATGACGCCGAAAACTTTGGTGCCACCCCGGCCGATCAGCTGGCGGGTCTGGATGCTGCAACCTTGCGTGAGCGTCTGGTCAAGTCCGGCTTCTGGGCTGCGTTCCGCACCCGTCCTTATTCCAAAGTACCGGCCATCGACAGCACTCCGGTGGCCATCTTTGTTCAGGCCATGGACACCAATCCGCTGGCGGCCAACCCGGAAGTGGTGATCGCTGAACAGGCTGAGGCCTTCCAGCAAGGTTTGGCGTTGCTGACCAAATTGACCGACGGCAAAGTCTGGTTGTGTCAGGCGCCCGGCGCCAAGATCCCAACCGTCGATGGCGTCAGTGTCGAGGAATTTGCGGGTGTGCATCCGGCGGGCAATGCCGGTACACACATTCATTTCCTTGAACCGGTCAGCATGAAAAAGACCGTCTGGACCATCGGTTACCAGGACGTGATTGCGTTGGCCAAGTTGGTCACCAGCGGCCGTTTGGACACCCAGCGCGTGGTCGCATTGGCCGGTCCGCGCGTTAAAGAGCCTCGCCTGGTGCGGACCCGTCTGGGTGCCTCTTTGGCTGAGTTGAGCCGTGATGAACTGCTCGAAGACGACAACCGGGTGATTTCCGGTTCGGTCTTTGGCGGTCGTGGCGGTGTCGATGAGGTAGCCTATCTGGGTCGTTATCACACTCAGGTCAGCGTCCTGGCTGAAGGCCGTGAGCGTCCGATCCTGCATTACCTGCACGCCGGTCGGAACCGCCATTCGGTGTTGAACATCTACCTGTCCAAATTGCTCAAAGGCAAAAAATTCGATTTCACCACCACCACCAATGGTTCTGAACGAGCCATGTTGCCGGTCGGTCAATACGAAAAAGTCATGCCGTTGGACATTCTGCCCACTCAGCTGTTGCGTGCCCTGGTCGTTGGCGACATCGACACCGCCGAACAGCTTGGCGCTCTGGAGTTGGACGAAGAAGACCTGGCGCTGTGCACCTACGTGTGTGCCGGCAAGTACGAATACGGTCCCATTCTTCGTGACAATCTGACGCGCATCGAGCAGGAGGCCTGA
- a CDS encoding NADH:ubiquinone reductase (Na(+)-transporting) subunit B codes for MGLRNTLDKMAPYFEKGGKYEKWYALYEAVDTIFYMPNSVTRTTAHVRDGMDLKRIMITVWLCVFPAMFWGMWNLGFQANTAIAGGLSPSDNWHEAIISLLAGHDPASVWDNMIYGAAYFLPIYAVTFVVGGFWEVLFAMVRGHEVNEGFFVTSILFALICPPDLPLWAVALGISFGVVVGKEVFGGTGKNFLNPALTGRAFLYFAYPASMSGDAIWTAVDGFSGATALSTAFSDGLTNSMLGHLTWMDAFLGIQQGSIGEVSTLMILIGGAVLLIMGIASWRIVLGVMIGMIALSTLFNVIGSDTNPMFGLPWYWHLVIGGFAFGMMFMATDPISASMTDAGKIWFGILIGVMTVLIRVVNPAFPEGIMLAIIFANIFAPTIDHFVVQRNIKRRLARGQ; via the coding sequence ATGGGTTTGCGTAATACTCTCGACAAGATGGCGCCTTACTTCGAAAAAGGCGGCAAATACGAAAAGTGGTATGCCCTCTACGAGGCCGTCGACACCATCTTTTATATGCCCAACTCAGTCACCCGTACCACCGCGCACGTGCGCGATGGCATGGACCTGAAGCGCATCATGATCACCGTCTGGCTGTGTGTGTTCCCGGCGATGTTCTGGGGCATGTGGAACCTGGGCTTCCAAGCCAACACCGCCATTGCCGGCGGCCTGTCGCCGAGCGACAACTGGCACGAAGCCATCATCAGCCTGTTGGCGGGTCACGATCCGGCCAGCGTCTGGGACAACATGATCTACGGCGCGGCATACTTCCTGCCGATCTACGCGGTCACTTTTGTGGTCGGTGGTTTCTGGGAAGTGCTGTTCGCCATGGTGCGCGGCCACGAAGTAAACGAAGGTTTCTTCGTTACCTCCATCCTGTTCGCTCTGATCTGTCCGCCGGATCTGCCGCTGTGGGCAGTAGCGCTGGGCATCAGCTTCGGTGTGGTCGTGGGCAAGGAAGTCTTCGGTGGTACCGGTAAAAACTTCCTGAACCCTGCGTTGACCGGCCGTGCGTTCCTGTACTTCGCCTATCCGGCCAGCATGTCGGGCGACGCCATCTGGACCGCCGTTGACGGTTTCTCCGGCGCCACTGCTCTGAGCACTGCGTTCAGCGATGGCCTGACCAACTCCATGCTCGGTCATCTGACCTGGATGGACGCCTTCCTGGGTATTCAGCAAGGTTCCATCGGTGAAGTGTCGACGCTGATGATTCTGATCGGCGGTGCGGTGTTGTTGATCATGGGCATTGCCAGCTGGCGCATCGTCTTGGGTGTGATGATCGGCATGATCGCGTTGTCGACTTTGTTCAACGTGATCGGCAGTGACACCAACCCCATGTTCGGTCTGCCGTGGTATTGGCATCTGGTTATTGGCGGCTTTGCGTTCGGCATGATGTTTATGGCGACCGATCCGATTTCGGCGTCCATGACCGATGCCGGCAAGATCTGGTTCGGCATTTTGATCGGCGTGATGACGGTGTTGATTCGTGTCGTCAACCCGGCCTTCCCGGAAGGCATCATGCTGGCGATCATTTTTGCCAACATCTTTGCGCCGACCATTGACCACTTTGTGGTGCAGCGAAACATCAAACGGAGACTTGCTCGTGGCCAGTAA
- a CDS encoding Na(+)-translocating NADH-quinone reductase subunit C — MASNKDSIQNIIKVALLVCLACAIVVSTAAVVLRPIQQQNQQADLRRNVLQIADLYQAGVPVEVQFQQVETRLVDLQSGTFSDAFNVDNFDPRAAANDPSISSSIPASEDIAGLKRRERYTEVYLVNDDQGNMKTLILPVRGYGLWSTMWGFIALEDDLNTVVGFGFYDQEETPGLGGEVDNPRWKSQFPGKLVYDEAGDVQLELKKGGINPSNEIDATYRVDALSGATLTSRGVTNLIQYWMGERGFKPFLNNLKAGEA; from the coding sequence GTGGCCAGTAATAAAGACTCCATTCAAAACATCATCAAGGTGGCGCTGCTGGTCTGTCTGGCCTGTGCCATCGTGGTATCGACCGCAGCCGTTGTGCTGCGTCCGATTCAGCAGCAGAACCAGCAGGCGGATTTGCGTCGTAACGTTCTGCAGATTGCGGACTTGTATCAGGCCGGTGTGCCGGTGGAAGTGCAGTTCCAGCAGGTGGAAACCCGCCTGGTCGATCTGCAAAGCGGCACCTTCTCGGATGCGTTTAACGTCGATAATTTTGACCCGCGTGCTGCGGCCAATGATCCGTCGATCAGCAGCAGCATTCCGGCGAGCGAAGACATTGCCGGCCTCAAGCGTCGTGAGCGTTACACCGAGGTGTATCTGGTAAACGATGACCAGGGCAACATGAAGACGTTGATTCTGCCGGTTCGTGGCTATGGCCTCTGGTCCACCATGTGGGGCTTTATTGCACTGGAAGATGATCTCAACACCGTGGTCGGTTTTGGTTTCTACGACCAGGAAGAGACGCCTGGGCTGGGTGGTGAAGTCGATAACCCGCGCTGGAAATCACAGTTCCCAGGCAAGCTGGTGTATGACGAAGCCGGCGACGTTCAGCTGGAATTGAAAAAGGGTGGCATTAATCCGAGCAATGAAATTGACGCCACTTATCGCGTCGATGCGCTCAGCGGTGCCACTCTGACCAGCCGTGGTGTGACCAACCTCATCCAATACTGGATGGGTGAACGTGGCTTCAAACCTTTCCTGAACAACCTTAAAGCAGGAGAAGCCTGA
- a CDS encoding NADH:ubiquinone reductase (Na(+)-transporting) subunit D has product MSETRKVLLTPILSNNPIALQILGVCSALAVTTGLKVTLVMCIALTLVTAFSNLFISMIRNQIPGSIRIIVQMTIIASLVIVVDQVLKAYAYDISKQLSVFVGLIITNCIVMGRAEAYAMQNPPILSFLDGIGNGLGYSAVLVFIATLREFFGSGSLFGFQILQTVNQGGWYVPNGLMLLAPSAFFIIGGFIWILRRWDATQIEESEYTLKAHVKKGAV; this is encoded by the coding sequence ATGTCTGAAACACGCAAGGTGTTACTGACACCGATTCTCTCCAACAACCCGATTGCCTTGCAGATCCTTGGGGTCTGTTCGGCGTTGGCGGTCACCACCGGTTTGAAAGTGACGCTGGTGATGTGTATCGCGTTGACGCTGGTTACGGCGTTTTCGAACCTGTTTATTTCCATGATCCGTAACCAGATTCCGGGCAGCATCCGCATCATCGTGCAGATGACGATCATTGCCTCTTTGGTGATCGTCGTGGATCAGGTGTTGAAAGCTTACGCCTATGACATCTCCAAGCAGTTGTCGGTGTTCGTCGGTCTGATCATCACCAACTGTATTGTGATGGGTCGTGCCGAAGCCTACGCCATGCAAAACCCGCCGATTCTGAGCTTCCTTGATGGCATCGGTAACGGCTTGGGCTACAGCGCCGTTCTGGTGTTCATTGCCACGCTGCGCGAATTCTTCGGTTCCGGCAGCCTGTTCGGCTTCCAGATTCTGCAGACCGTGAACCAAGGTGGCTGGTACGTGCCCAATGGCTTGATGCTGTTGGCACCCAGTGCCTTCTTTATCATCGGTGGCTTCATCTGGATTCTGCGTCGTTGGGACGCCACTCAGATCGAAGAAAGCGAATACACCTTGAAGGCGCACGTTAAGAAGGGGGCGGTGTAA
- the nqrE gene encoding NADH:ubiquinone reductase (Na(+)-transporting) subunit E: MEALLSLFIRAVFVENMALAFFLGMCTFLAISKKISAAIGLGVAVIVVQAITVPVNNLILHYVLAEGALSWAGFPEANLEFLGYLSYIGVIAAIVQILEMVLDKYFPALYNALGVFLPLITVNCAIMGASLFMVERDYNFSESIVYGIGAGAGWALAIVALAGIREKLKYSDVPAGLRGLGITFVTVGLMSLGFMSFSGVSL, from the coding sequence ATGGAAGCGTTGTTGAGTCTGTTTATCCGCGCCGTTTTCGTTGAAAACATGGCGCTGGCCTTCTTCCTGGGCATGTGTACCTTCCTGGCGATTTCCAAGAAGATTTCCGCAGCCATCGGTTTGGGCGTTGCGGTGATTGTGGTGCAAGCCATCACCGTGCCGGTCAATAACCTGATTCTGCATTATGTACTGGCTGAAGGCGCTTTGAGTTGGGCGGGTTTCCCCGAAGCCAACCTGGAGTTCCTGGGCTACCTCAGCTACATCGGCGTGATCGCAGCCATCGTTCAGATTCTGGAAATGGTGCTCGATAAGTACTTCCCGGCGCTGTACAACGCCCTGGGTGTGTTCCTGCCGTTGATCACTGTGAACTGCGCCATCATGGGTGCGTCATTGTTCATGGTGGAACGCGACTACAACTTCAGCGAATCCATCGTCTACGGCATTGGTGCTGGTGCCGGTTGGGCGCTGGCGATTGTGGCGCTGGCGGGCATTCGCGAGAAGCTGAAGTACAGCGACGTTCCGGCCGGTTTGCGCGGTCTGGGCATCACCTTCGTTACTGTGGGTCTGATGTCGCTGGGCTTTATGTCGTTCTCTGGTGTGTCTCTGTAA
- the nqrF gene encoding NADH:ubiquinone reductase (Na(+)-transporting) subunit F, which produces MSTEIILGVVLFTLIVLALVAVILSARAKLVSSGDVTIEINEDASKAITVPAGSKLLGTLANEGIFLSSACGGGGTCAQCKCKVLDGGGAALPTEETHFTKGELRDGWRLSCQVAVKQNMKIEVDPEFFGVKRWECTVESNPNVATFIKELTLKLPEGEDVDFRAGGYVQLEIPPHEVHYKDFDIGKEFHGDWDKFNIWQYSSKVTETVTRAYSMANYPDEKGIVKFNIRIATPPPGTNHPPGQMSSYVFSLKPGDKIAVFGPFGEFFAKDTDAEMVFIGGGAGMAPMRSHIFDQLKRLNSKRKISFWYGARSWREAFYVEEFDQLAKENDNFNWHLALSDPLPEDNWDGLTGFIHNVLYEQYLKDHDAPEDVEFYMCGPPMMNASVIKMLEDLGVEPENIMLDDFGG; this is translated from the coding sequence ATGAGTACCGAAATTATTTTGGGTGTTGTTCTCTTCACCCTGATCGTTCTGGCACTGGTCGCCGTCATTCTGTCGGCCCGTGCCAAGTTGGTGAGCAGTGGTGATGTCACCATTGAAATCAACGAAGACGCCAGCAAAGCCATTACCGTACCGGCTGGCAGCAAGCTGCTCGGCACCCTGGCGAACGAAGGCATTTTCCTGTCGTCTGCCTGCGGTGGTGGCGGTACCTGCGCTCAGTGCAAATGTAAGGTGCTGGATGGCGGTGGTGCGGCTCTGCCGACCGAAGAAACGCATTTCACTAAAGGTGAATTGCGTGACGGCTGGCGCCTGTCTTGCCAGGTAGCGGTTAAGCAGAACATGAAGATCGAAGTCGATCCGGAATTCTTCGGCGTTAAGCGTTGGGAATGCACGGTCGAATCGAACCCGAACGTGGCGACCTTTATTAAGGAACTGACGCTGAAATTGCCAGAAGGCGAGGACGTCGATTTCCGTGCCGGCGGTTACGTTCAGTTGGAAATTCCGCCGCACGAAGTGCACTACAAAGACTTCGATATCGGTAAAGAATTCCATGGCGATTGGGACAAGTTCAACATCTGGCAATACAGCTCCAAGGTCACCGAAACGGTGACCCGAGCCTATTCCATGGCGAACTACCCGGACGAAAAAGGCATCGTTAAATTCAACATCCGTATTGCGACGCCGCCGCCGGGAACCAACCATCCGCCGGGCCAGATGTCGTCTTATGTGTTCAGTTTGAAACCGGGCGACAAAATCGCTGTGTTTGGTCCTTTCGGTGAGTTCTTCGCCAAAGACACCGACGCCGAGATGGTCTTTATCGGCGGTGGTGCCGGTATGGCACCGATGCGTTCGCACATCTTCGATCAGCTCAAGCGGTTGAATTCCAAACGCAAGATCAGCTTCTGGTACGGCGCTCGCAGCTGGCGTGAAGCCTTCTACGTGGAAGAGTTCGATCAACTGGCCAAGGAAAACGACAACTTCAATTGGCATCTGGCGCTGTCCGATCCGCTGCCAGAAGACAATTGGGACGGCCTCACCGGTTTTATTCACAACGTCCTGTACGAACAATATCTGAAGGATCACGACGCGCCGGAAGATGTTGAGTTCTACATGTGTGGACCGCCGATGATGAACGCCTCCGTCATCAAGATGTTGGAAGACCTGGGCGTTGAGCCGGAAAACATCATGCTGGATGACTTTGGCGGTTGA
- a CDS encoding FAD:protein FMN transferase, which yields MSALKWRGLILVVLTALLTACGDREVAVRTLAGYSMGTSYSVKLVSTVAQAQHLDAVVRSRLETVDQAMSTYLPRSDVSRFNDAAVNDWVDVSPLTVEVVSLALDVARLSDGAFDPTIAPLVDAWGFGPQPRPDQIPSQPQIDDLLKQVGWAAIEIDDAHHRLRKTAERELDLSGIAKGFAVDQVADALANEGIVDYLVEVGGELRFSGTKPGDEPWRVGIETPDSGARSAYRILEVGTGAMATSGDYRNYYEEDGVRYSHTLDPSNGRPIHHSLVSVSVLADDCALSDAFATAMLVKGYDEAQTLAESQGLAVMLIERDGDGFTAWQSERFAELFGSAN from the coding sequence ATGTCGGCTCTTAAATGGCGCGGTTTGATACTGGTCGTTCTGACCGCGCTCCTGACTGCTTGCGGCGACCGAGAGGTCGCCGTTCGCACTTTGGCCGGTTACAGCATGGGCACCAGCTACAGTGTCAAGCTGGTGTCTACCGTCGCACAGGCGCAACACTTGGATGCAGTGGTTCGCAGTCGTCTTGAGACGGTGGATCAGGCGATGTCGACTTATTTACCGCGTTCGGATGTGTCGCGTTTTAACGATGCGGCAGTGAACGACTGGGTGGATGTGTCGCCGTTGACGGTTGAGGTGGTGTCGTTGGCGTTGGATGTTGCCCGTCTCAGTGACGGTGCATTCGATCCAACCATCGCGCCGTTAGTGGACGCCTGGGGCTTTGGCCCGCAGCCTCGACCGGATCAGATACCGTCACAACCGCAAATTGATGACCTGTTGAAACAAGTGGGTTGGGCGGCGATCGAGATTGATGACGCCCATCATCGGCTGCGTAAGACCGCCGAGCGTGAACTGGATTTATCGGGTATCGCCAAAGGCTTCGCGGTCGATCAGGTAGCCGATGCGCTGGCAAATGAAGGCATCGTTGATTATCTGGTGGAAGTGGGTGGCGAGCTGAGATTTTCTGGCACCAAACCAGGCGATGAGCCTTGGCGCGTTGGCATTGAAACACCTGACAGCGGTGCGCGCAGTGCCTATCGGATTCTCGAAGTCGGTACGGGTGCAATGGCGACCAGTGGCGACTATCGTAACTATTACGAAGAGGATGGCGTGCGCTATTCGCACACGCTGGATCCGTCCAATGGTCGGCCGATTCATCACTCGCTGGTGTCCGTTTCGGTTCTGGCAGACGATTGCGCCTTGAGTGATGCTTTTGCCACCGCCATGTTGGTTAAAGGTTACGACGAAGCACAGACGTTGGCCGAGTCGCAGGGTTTGGCCGTTATGTTGATTGAACGCGATGGTGATGGTTTTACAGCCTGGCAATCCGAACGTTTTGCTGAGCTGTTTGGCTCGGCAAACTGA
- the nqrM gene encoding (Na+)-NQR maturation NqrM yields MATFLAVLVFMLIVVAAMAVGVMFGRQPIKGSCGGMAAIGMEAECDVCGGDKTRCDSETRATRRRKNNAADLAVDASR; encoded by the coding sequence ATGGCAACCTTTCTGGCCGTTCTGGTCTTTATGTTGATTGTGGTAGCGGCAATGGCCGTGGGTGTGATGTTTGGTCGTCAACCGATCAAAGGTTCCTGCGGTGGTATGGCCGCCATTGGAATGGAAGCGGAATGCGATGTCTGCGGTGGCGACAAAACGCGTTGCGATTCCGAAACCCGCGCGACCCGTCGTCGCAAAAATAACGCAGCGGATCTGGCGGTAGACGCCAGTCGTTGA
- the sthA gene encoding Si-specific NAD(P)(+) transhydrogenase, which translates to MVETQYDLIIIGSGPSGEGAAMNAAKAGRKVAVIDMRQRVGGNCTHQGTIPSKALRHAVHQVMQFNRNPMFRHISEQKWLSYSQVRETAQRVIDKQVAMRARFYSRNGIDLFYGVASFVDTHSIHVDQGDEQADVLTAKEFIIATGSRPWRPPGVDFNHPRIFDSDTILNSTDTPRHIVIYGAGVIGSEYASIFNGLGCKVDLINPGGRLLAFMDDEISDALSYHLRGHGVLVRHNETFKSVEAFDDHIVLSLESGKKIKADAFMWANGRSGNTDNLNLPAVGLEANRRGQLEVDEHYRTSVENIYAAGDVVGWPSLASAAYDQGRSASGVIVQNNTYRHINDVPTGIYTIPEISSVGLTEGELTDAKVPYEVGKAYFKDIARAQITGEDVGVLKLLFHRESLELLGIHCFGDQAAEILHIGQAIMAQKNGGNTIRYFIEHTFNYPTMAEAYRVAALNGLNRIF; encoded by the coding sequence TTGGTCGAAACTCAGTACGATCTGATCATTATTGGCAGTGGCCCTTCGGGCGAAGGCGCGGCCATGAACGCCGCCAAAGCAGGGCGCAAAGTTGCCGTTATCGATATGCGTCAGCGCGTTGGTGGCAACTGCACCCACCAGGGCACGATACCGTCCAAGGCGTTGCGTCATGCCGTGCATCAGGTCATGCAGTTCAACCGCAACCCCATGTTCCGCCACATTTCCGAACAGAAGTGGCTGTCTTACAGCCAGGTGCGCGAAACGGCGCAACGGGTTATCGATAAACAGGTCGCTATGCGCGCGCGTTTCTACAGCCGCAACGGCATTGATCTGTTTTACGGCGTCGCCAGTTTTGTGGATACGCATTCAATCCACGTCGATCAAGGCGATGAACAGGCGGATGTGTTAACCGCCAAGGAATTCATCATCGCCACTGGTTCGCGTCCGTGGCGTCCACCGGGTGTGGATTTCAACCATCCGCGTATTTTCGACAGCGACACGATACTGAACTCCACCGACACACCTCGGCACATCGTGATTTACGGTGCGGGTGTTATAGGCAGTGAGTACGCATCCATTTTCAATGGACTGGGTTGTAAGGTGGATTTGATCAACCCGGGTGGCCGTCTGCTCGCTTTTATGGATGACGAAATTTCCGATGCGTTGAGTTACCACCTGCGCGGACACGGTGTGCTGGTGCGCCACAACGAGACGTTCAAATCGGTCGAAGCCTTCGATGACCACATTGTGTTGTCGCTCGAATCCGGTAAGAAAATCAAAGCCGATGCTTTTATGTGGGCCAACGGCCGCAGCGGAAACACCGACAATCTGAATTTGCCGGCGGTTGGACTGGAAGCCAATCGTCGCGGCCAGTTGGAAGTCGATGAGCACTACCGCACTTCGGTGGAAAACATCTACGCCGCGGGTGATGTGGTGGGTTGGCCGAGTCTGGCCAGTGCCGCCTACGACCAGGGCCGCAGTGCATCTGGTGTGATTGTGCAGAACAACACTTACCGTCACATCAACGATGTTCCAACTGGCATCTACACCATTCCGGAAATTTCATCAGTTGGTTTGACCGAAGGCGAACTGACCGATGCCAAGGTGCCGTACGAAGTCGGCAAAGCCTATTTCAAGGACATCGCACGCGCGCAAATTACCGGCGAAGACGTTGGCGTATTGAAGTTGTTGTTCCACCGTGAATCGTTGGAGTTGTTGGGCATTCATTGCTTTGGTGACCAGGCTGCGGAAATTTTGCACATCGGCCAGGCGATCATGGCGCAGAAAAATGGCGGCAATACCATTCGGTATTTTATCGAGCATACATTTAACTACCCGACGATGGCGGAAGCCTATCGGGTGGCGGCGTTAAACGGTCTGAACCGAATTTTTTAA